In Candidatus Sulfurimonas marisnigri, a single genomic region encodes these proteins:
- a CDS encoding ABC transporter ATP-binding protein, producing the protein MRNILEVNNLSFGYKKDSLLFENFSITLKKGEIKAIVGASGAGKSTLFELILSSLKPSSGSVYCANCSEVFQDPYSSFHPSYTLLNQIADVASLDELDSYLKSINLEYELLLKLPHELSGGQLQRASILRAMLMKPELLLLDEPTSALDNVIQLEVMNMLIKNLNSMGMLLITHDLELAKWCADEIIMI; encoded by the coding sequence TTGAGAAATATTTTAGAAGTAAATAATCTATCTTTTGGATACAAAAAAGATTCTTTACTTTTTGAGAATTTTTCAATAACTCTAAAAAAAGGTGAGATAAAAGCTATTGTTGGAGCAAGTGGTGCTGGCAAAAGTACACTTTTTGAATTAATATTAAGTAGTTTAAAGCCAAGTTCTGGTTCAGTCTATTGTGCAAATTGCTCAGAAGTTTTTCAAGATCCATATAGTTCATTCCATCCAAGTTACACACTGCTAAATCAAATAGCAGATGTTGCATCATTAGATGAATTAGATAGTTATTTGAAGAGCATAAACCTTGAGTATGAGCTACTTTTAAAACTTCCCCATGAACTATCCGGTGGGCAGCTTCAACGTGCATCAATTTTAAGAGCAATGCTGATGAAACCAGAGTTACTTCTTCTTGATGAGCCTACATCAGCCCTCGATAACGTTATTCAACTAGAAGTTATGAACATGCTTATTAAAAACCTAAATTCAATGGGAATGCTGTTGATAACGCATGATTTAGAGCTAGCTAAATGGTGTGCTGATGAAATTATTATGATATAA
- a CDS encoding lysophospholipid acyltransferase family protein — protein sequence MKIFAHISWLFATIVIFLSLSMMIIFFHVLPKPYSRKFSAWIIRIYTFFSVEIKGKEHPETQMFLLNHQSDLDIAIMETITKKDLAWVAKKELFNIPFFGLALKLPKDIAVERESKTSLIKLLRDAKVVIENNRTITMFPEGTRSTKGKMLPFKSGAKMVADKFKLRVQPVVLMQTSKYYNVKNFFYRPGRIKVIFLDSFIADKNDKDWLNNLREKMQKEYDHELANNPRHR from the coding sequence ATGAAGATATTTGCTCATATTAGTTGGCTATTTGCCACAATAGTTATATTTTTATCATTATCAATGATGATTATATTTTTTCATGTCCTACCTAAGCCATACAGTAGGAAATTCTCAGCTTGGATTATACGTATTTATACTTTTTTCAGTGTAGAAATTAAGGGTAAAGAACATCCTGAAACTCAAATGTTTTTACTTAACCATCAAAGTGATTTAGATATTGCGATAATGGAAACAATTACAAAAAAGGACCTTGCCTGGGTTGCAAAAAAAGAACTTTTTAATATACCATTTTTTGGACTAGCTCTTAAACTTCCAAAAGATATAGCTGTTGAGAGAGAAAGTAAAACATCACTTATAAAGCTTTTAAGAGACGCTAAAGTAGTGATTGAAAACAATAGAACAATTACAATGTTTCCAGAGGGAACACGCTCAACCAAAGGTAAAATGCTTCCATTTAAAAGTGGTGCAAAAATGGTGGCTGACAAATTTAAGCTACGTGTGCAACCTGTTGTTTTAATGCAAACTTCAAAATACTATAATGTAAAAAACTTTTTTTACAGACCGGGTAGAATAAAGGTAATTTTTCTTGATTCTTTTATAGCTGATAAAAATGATAAAGACTGGTTAAACAACCTAAGAGAAAAAATGCAAAAGGAATATGACCATGAGTTGGCAAACAATCCTCGCCATAGGTAG
- a CDS encoding GGDEF domain-containing protein, whose amino-acid sequence MGDKVLVEIANILKNSIRSTDIVGRWGGEEFMIICYEAGLEQGAELAEKIRTKVEESEFSSIGKITCSFGVSEFKADDISKEAIKRADIALYKAKGSGKNCVRFE is encoded by the coding sequence ATTGGAGATAAAGTCCTAGTAGAAATTGCTAATATTTTAAAAAACAGTATTAGAAGTACAGATATTGTAGGAAGATGGGGTGGAGAAGAGTTTATGATTATCTGCTATGAAGCTGGACTAGAACAAGGTGCTGAACTAGCAGAAAAAATAAGAACAAAAGTTGAGGAGTCTGAGTTTAGTAGTATTGGAAAGATTACATGTAGTTTTGGCGTGTCAGAATTTAAAGCAGATGACATATCAAAAGAGGCAATTAAGAGAGCAGATATTGCTCTTTATAAAGCAAAAGGTAGTGGTAAAAACTGTGTAAGGTTTGAGTAG
- the crcB gene encoding fluoride efflux transporter CrcB — MSWQTILAIGSGGFIGAVLRVYINGLISHRVPHDLPYGTLGVNLIGSFLMGILIAYFMYTSFFSLHVKSFLSTGILGALTTYSTFAIESFLLLEGGHIMLALANISLNAFGTIFMAGSGFYMAKYFVK, encoded by the coding sequence ATGAGTTGGCAAACAATCCTCGCCATAGGTAGTGGTGGATTTATAGGTGCAGTACTTCGTGTATATATTAATGGTCTAATTTCCCATAGAGTTCCCCACGATTTGCCATATGGTACTCTTGGAGTTAACCTTATTGGTAGTTTTTTAATGGGTATATTAATAGCATACTTTATGTACACATCATTTTTTTCTTTACATGTAAAGTCATTTTTATCAACTGGTATCTTAGGTGCACTGACAACTTATTCAACTTTTGCTATTGAGAGCTTTTTACTTTTAGAGGGTGGACATATTATGCTGGCTTTAGCAAATATTTCCCTTAATGCATTTGGAACAATTTTCATGGCTGGAAGTGGATTTTATATGGCAAAGTATTTTGTAAAATAA
- a CDS encoding PAS domain-containing protein, with protein sequence MILWEILAVLSILLVIFIYRYLEVKKYNKKINNDMKIIDKYVLLSYSDTKGRITYVSEALCKLNGYTKEELIGKPYSIFRHPDSKKELFKDLWKTIQSGKNWRGEVKNKRKDSSPYWVDLFISPNFDDNGVIDGYTALRYNITDKKRIEELSVTDQLTQISNRLYLDKSYDDEIKRALRYNNTFSVIV encoded by the coding sequence ATGATTTTATGGGAAATTTTAGCTGTTTTATCAATATTACTTGTAATCTTCATTTATAGATATTTAGAAGTTAAGAAGTACAATAAAAAAATAAATAACGATATGAAAATCATAGATAAGTATGTTCTTCTTTCATATTCTGATACAAAGGGTAGAATTACATATGTAAGTGAAGCTCTGTGTAAATTAAATGGCTATACTAAAGAGGAGCTTATTGGTAAGCCGTATAGTATATTTAGACATCCTGATTCTAAGAAAGAACTTTTTAAAGATTTATGGAAAACAATTCAAAGTGGCAAAAACTGGCGCGGCGAGGTTAAAAATAAACGAAAAGACTCAAGCCCATATTGGGTTGATCTGTTTATTTCACCAAACTTTGATGATAATGGGGTTATAGATGGGTATACTGCTCTGCGATATAACATTACAGATAAGAAGCGTATTGAAGAACTTTCTGTCACTGATCAACTCACTCAGATTTCAAATAGACTGTATTTAGACAAAAGTTATGATGATGAGATAAAACGAGCATTAAGGTATAACAATACTTTTTCAGTAATTGTTTAG